The following proteins are encoded in a genomic region of Sorangiineae bacterium MSr12523:
- a CDS encoding class I SAM-dependent methyltransferase, whose product MGRFAADYGAVLHAPLVVLGEQLGLYRALAMRPMSPAELARETGTTERYVAEWLAANAASGYVEYDADTSRFHMTEEQVAALADANSPTYISGAFLVGMAMFRDVSHIAEVFRSGEGFGWHEHDHSLFVGTAKFFRANYIANLLSSWIPALAGTQQKLEAGARVADIGCGHGASTVLMAKTFPRSTFHGFDYHPESIEAARHAAEDAGVEARTSFETAPAKAFPGNGYSLVTFFDCLHDMGDPETVLRHTLGALEPEGVCMIVEPFANDSLSENLNPVGRIFYSASTMICTPASKADDKGLALGAQAGEARIRALATSAGFTRFRRAAETPFNLVYEARP is encoded by the coding sequence ATGGGCCGCTTTGCAGCGGATTATGGGGCCGTATTGCACGCGCCGCTGGTCGTCCTGGGCGAGCAGTTGGGGCTTTATCGTGCATTGGCCATGCGTCCCATGTCGCCCGCCGAGCTGGCGCGGGAGACAGGCACGACCGAGCGTTACGTTGCCGAATGGTTGGCTGCCAATGCCGCCTCGGGCTATGTCGAATACGACGCGGACACGTCACGCTTTCACATGACCGAGGAACAGGTCGCCGCACTGGCCGATGCCAATAGCCCCACGTATATCTCAGGGGCTTTCTTGGTGGGCATGGCCATGTTCCGCGATGTATCCCACATTGCCGAGGTCTTTCGCAGCGGCGAAGGCTTCGGCTGGCACGAGCACGATCATTCGCTGTTCGTCGGCACCGCCAAGTTCTTTCGGGCCAATTACATTGCCAATCTTCTATCTTCGTGGATTCCCGCCCTGGCCGGTACTCAGCAAAAGCTCGAGGCGGGCGCCCGGGTGGCGGACATTGGCTGCGGCCACGGAGCGTCGACCGTCTTGATGGCGAAGACCTTCCCGCGCTCCACGTTCCACGGTTTCGACTACCACCCGGAATCGATCGAGGCCGCCCGCCACGCGGCGGAGGACGCGGGCGTCGAGGCGCGGACTTCGTTCGAGACGGCGCCGGCGAAAGCGTTTCCCGGCAATGGGTATTCGCTGGTCACGTTCTTCGATTGCCTGCACGACATGGGCGATCCGGAGACCGTGTTGCGTCATACGCTCGGCGCGCTCGAGCCGGAGGGGGTTTGCATGATCGTGGAGCCGTTCGCGAACGACTCGCTCTCCGAGAATCTGAATCCCGTCGGCCGCATCTTCTATTCTGCGTCGACCATGATTTGCACCCCCGCTTCGAAAGCCGACGACAAGGGGCTCGCGCTCGGTGCACAAGCCGGCGAAGCACGCATTCGCGCGCTGGCGACCAGTGCGGGCTTCACGCGGTTTCGGCGAGCCGCCGAGACGCCGTTCAATCTGGTGTACGAAGCGCGGCCCTGA